The Gehongia tenuis sequence AGGATATAATTGGACACAGCCTCTTAAGGAAAGGTGTTGAGACCTTGAAAACAACAATCATGCCCGTAGTGCCTCTTCGGGGCATCGCGGTGTTTCCCTATATGGTGCTGAACTTTGACGTGGGCCGGGAGCGTTCCAAAAACGCCCTTGAGCGGTCCATGGTCAACAATCAGCTGCTTTTTGTCACCGCCCAGAAGGATCTGGAGGTGGACAATCCCACGCTGGACGATCTCTACGACGTGGGCACGGTGGTCCGGGTCAAGCAGATTTTGGTGCTGCCCGGGGACACGGTGCGGGTGCTGGTGGAAGGCGTCAACCGGGCGCGCATTGTGGACGTGACCTCGGAGGACGCCTACATGGAGGGCGTGCTGGAGGAGCAGCTGGAACCGGAGGAGAACCCGGACACGCTGGAAGCCTACATGCGGGTTTTGGCCAAGGCCTTTGAAAAATATGCCCGGCTTTCCTGCAAGATTCCCTCGGACACCGTATCCTCCCTCGAATCGGTGACGGACCCCGGTCAGCTGGCGGATACCATCGCCGCCAACGTCCTCATGAAGCTGGAGGACAAGCAGGCCGTTTTGTCCTGCTTTTCCGCAGTGGAGCGGCTGGAGCGGCTGCTTGCCATCCTGAAGCGGGAGACGGACGTGATGGAGCTGGAACGCCGGGTGGGCATCCGGGTGAAAAAACAGATGGACCGCTCCCAGCGGGAGTACTATCTCCGCGAGCAGATGAAGGCCATCCAAAAGGAGCTGGGGGAGCGGGACAACGACACCGAGGAGCTTCGGGAGAAACTGGAGAAGGTGCCGCTGGACGAGGAAAGCCGCACCAAGGTGATGAAGGAGCTGGACCGCCTCGCTCACATGCCGCCGGGCACGCCGGAGATTCCGGTGATCCGCACCTACCTTGAGTGGATTTTGGAGCTTCCCTACGGCGTATACACCAAGGACAACATGAACCTCAAAAACGCACGCAGGATTCTGGACGAGGACCATTACGGCCTTGAAAAGGTCAAGGAGAGGATCATCGAGTATCTGGCGGTGTGCCGCCTCACCGAGAACCTCAATGGGCCCATTCTGTGCTTTGTGGGACCGCCGGGGGTGGGCAAGACCAGCATCGCCAAATCCATCGCCCGGGCGCTGGACCGGAAGTTCGTGCGCATGTCCCTTGGCGGCGTCCGGGACGAGGCGGAGATCCGGGGCCACCGCCGCACCTACATCGGCGCCATTCCCGGCAGAATCGTGTCCTCCATCCGTCAGGCCGGGTCCATGAACCCGGTGTTCCTGTTCGATGAGATCGACAAGATGGCCTCCGACTTCCGGGGCGATCCCGCCTCGGCCATGCTGGAGGTGCTGGACCCGGAGCAGAACGCCACCTTCCGGGACCACTATATGGATATCCCCTTCGATCTGTCCAAGGTGCTTTTTGTGACCACTGCCAACTCGGCGGACACCATTCCCCGGCCGCTGCTTGACCGCATGGAGCTCATCGAGCTTGGCGGCTACACCGAGGACGAGAAGGTGGAGATCGCCGCCCGCCATCTGGTGCCGAAGGAGGAGGAGCGGCACGGCATCGGCCCGGACAGCCTGGCCGTTCCAAAGCCCGCCATCCGCCGGATCATCGAGGACTACACCCGGGAGGCCGGCGTACGGAGCCTGGAACGGCAGATTGCGGCGGTATGCCGCAAGGCGGCGGTGGAGATCGTGGAGAACCCGGAGGAGAAAATCCGGGTGAACCAGGGCAAGATCCGGGAATACCTCGGGGTGCCCCGCTTCTCCAAGGATGACCTCGATAAAAAGGATGGTGTGGGCATCGCCAACGGCCTTGCTTGGACGTCCGTGGGCGGCGTGACCCTCCTTGTGGAGGTCACCCGCATGAAGGGCAGCGGCAAGCTTGTCCTCACCGGCAAGCTGGGCGACGTGATGCAGGAATCCGCCCGGGCGGGCATGAGCCTCATCCGCTCGAGGGCGCTTCGCTGGGGAATCGATGAGGATTTCCACGAACACACGGACCTGCACATCCATGTGCCCGAGGGCGCTACCCCCAAGGACGGCCCCTCGGCGGGCATCACCATGGTCACCGCCATGGTATCCGCCCTCACCGGCATTGCGGTGAAGGGGAGCGTTGCCATGACCGGCGAGATCACCCTCCAGGGACGGGTGCTGCCCATCGGCGGCCTCAAGGAAAAGATGCTGGCCGCGGTGCGGGCGGGCATCACCGAGATCCTCATTCCATGGGAGAATCAGAAGGATCTCGAGGAGATTCCGGAGAATGTGAAGGACAAGATCAAAATCGTACCCGTGAAGGATATCGAGAGCGTCCTGCGGCACGCCCTTGTGAGGATGCCCAAGCCCAGGAAGGAAGAAGAGCATGGAGATTAAAAGCGCAAGCTTTGTGACAAGCTACGCAAAGCCCGGGGATTTCCCCGCACCCGCCCTCATGGAGATCGCGGTGGCGGGGAAGTCCAACGTGGGCAAATCCTCCTTCATCAACGGTATGACCCGGCAGAAAAAGCTCGCCAAGACGAGCCAAAAGCCGGGTAAAACCCGGCTGGTCAACTATTTTCTTTTGAACGGGGCGTTCTATTTGGTGGATCTGCCCGGCTACGGCTTCGCCCAGGTCTCCAAGGCGGAGAAGGAGCGGTGGGGCGAGATGATGGAGGGATACCTCAAAGGGTCGGAGAACCTTCGGCACATGTTCCTTTTGATGGACATCCGCCATTCACCCACCCGGGACGACGAGACCATGCTGCGCTACGTGCGCATTCTCAATATCCCCTTCACCGTCATTTTGACCAAGGCGGACAAAGTGGCCAAAAGCAAGGTGCCCATGCGGGTGAACGCACTCATGAAGGAGTTGGTGCTGCCCGGCAGGGAATGGCTGATTCCCTTTTCCTCGGAGACGGGTTTTGGCCGCGACCGTGTGCTGGCGCGGATGGAGGAGGTCCTCAGTTCCTCATCCTTCTAAGCTCCGCCTCCAGCGACTCAAACCCCAACTTCAGCGAACGGATTTCCCGTTCATATTCCTGCAAACGCTCAAGATCATGAGCGTTTTTTTTATTCTGGGCCTCCATATTGAAAAGGGAACGCTGGTGGTTGTAGACCATCTCCTCGATTTTTTTGATGCGGTGGGCCTGGTTAATGAGGGTCTGCTCATAGCTGTTTTTGAGACTGTCCGGGCTCAGGGTGACGGGCATGGGCTCGCCTGCCGCCGGCTTTTTGGGAAAGGCGGGCAGGATGGCGGCGCCGAGGCGGGGCTCGGTCAGAATGGGCCGAAGCACGGGACTCTCGGCCAGGTTTTGATAGATATAGGGGGTGAGGGCGTGAACGCTTGAGGGGAGCTCCTCCCAGGCGTCGCCGGCGGGAGCCACGAACTCATGGACCCGGCCGTTTTCGAGGAATGCGCAGGCCAGAGCGCTTCCTGAGAGGGCGAGGCAGGGATGGTTCGCCCGTCCGGCATGGCCCACCGGCCGACCGTCCACGTAGACCTGCCCGTTTTGGCACCAGCAGGGCACCAGCCCCTTGGTGCCGCCGGGCACCACCGATACGTCGGTGAGCTCATGATAGCTGGAATACAGCGCCTCCGGCGTCATGAAACCGCCCTGCTGAGCGCGCATGCGGCAGACCTCCCAGGCGCCGTCCTTGTGGCGCAGGAAGAACAGGCCGGAGGGCTGGGCGAAGAGCAGCCGCACCCGCTGGGAGGAGGGAATGTCCAAAATGCGCTGGCCCGCCCACTGGCCGCCCCGGATGGCGTACTGCACGATGGAGGCGCTGCCCGAAGCGTTGCGGCTTTGGTAGAAGAGCTGGGGCGCTTCGAAGGCGGTGATGATGAGCCCGTCGATTTCCGCGGCACCGGCGCTGTTGCGGGAGAGAATCTGCTGCTGCCAGCCCCGGCTCGCCGACAGGGTCACGTAGACCAGATACCCGCTTTGCAGATAATAGAAGACCTGAAGCTTGCCGGAGGGGTCCAGACAGGCGGAAAAGTCCTCGACCGAGCGCTCCTCCAGGGTGCCGCCGGCCGGAATATTGGTGTAGCCCGTCTGACGGTAGACGAGCTGCTTTTTATCGTTCTGCTCGATCTGCCAGGCCGTCTCGCCGGGCAGGGTCAAATAGTAGCGTTTGGCGTCGGTGTTCAAACTGATCTCCCCCTTTATCCCTATCTATATGAAAGGGGCAAGCCAATCTTCACACATTCTTTCCTGGGTTCATAAGATGCTATTGGAATTCCAAATGGGGCCCCATCATTTGAAGGAGGGAAAGAAATGTCGTTTTACTCCTATAAGAACGTTGATGCCGATGTGTGTCCTGGCAGGATCCAGGGCGAATCTCTGCGCGGACTTTGCGAGCGGGTCTGCGTTCAGGTCAAGAAGGTCTACGACTCCTGCATGCAGCAAGAGCAGCTGGACAATGTGACCATCCAGCTGGGCGATGTAATGCCCGGCGGCTGCGAATTTGTCCGTCCCCTGACCTTTGTGTCCTGCCGTTCCACCACCACCCACGGCAACATCCGCGATCTGACCATTGAGCGCCTGTGCGAGCGGCCCAATTTCGCCAGGGTCCGCGCCAATGTGGATATTCCCATCGACGTGGTCTTCTGCGACGCCGCGGGCCATCAGGGCACCGGCCGCGCCATACTTACCGTTCGCAAGGATGTCATCCTGTACGTACCCGACGAGTCCATCATCCCCTTCTCGGTCGAATCCATCGTGGGCGCGATCTGCGTCAGCGGCGAATACTGCGGCGATCTCCGGTTCAACGTCACCATCTGCGTGACCGTGATTTTGAAGATCGTGGCCGAAGTGGAACTGCTGATCCCGTCCTACGGCTTCTGCCAGATTCCTCCCTGCGAGGAGTTCGCGGAGAACGTGTGCGACGAGTTCTTCGGACTGCCCATCTTCCCGCCTCAGCTGGAGGATTGCGACGGCAACGAGATCAATATCAGCCCCGACAACTGTGTTTCCTGCAACAACAACCTGTGCAACAGCACCAACTCCTGCAACAGCTGCAATCCCTGTAAGCCGAACTGCGGCACCTGCACTGTTCGCTAAAGGTACATAATAAAGCTCCCGGGTTATCCCGGGAGCTTTATCTATTCCGCCGTTATTTGAGGGCGAAGAATTCCGAGATCAGAAAATAGTTGTCCTTTTTCACCACGCCGATGCCGATCTGGGTGAAGCCGGAGCTGAGCAGATTTTTACGGTGTCCTTCCGAATTCATGAGTCCGAGGTGGGCCTTTTCGATGCTGCCGTATTTGGCGATGTTTTCACCGGCCGCACGATAGCTGTAGCCGAAGGTCTTCAGCATTTCGGCCACCTTGCCGTAAGTGGGGGATTCGTGGGCGAAATAATTGTTGTCCGCCATATCCTGGGCCTTGAGCCGGGCGATGCGGCAAAGCTCAGGATCCAGGGTATAGGGGGACAGACCATTTTTGACCCGGTCCTCATTGACGAGGGCCAAAAGCTCCGTTTCATAGCTGTTGACTGAGGACGAGGGAAGGGAGGGCTCCGGGGAAACGGTGGGCGCCGGCGTCACCGACGGGGTGGGCGTGGCCGCAGGCGTCTCGGCGGGAATGCTGGAAGGTTCCGGGGTCACGACCGGACTTTCCACTGGCGAGGAGGGCTGTGCGCTCTGGGTGGGCGTGGGGCTGGGTGTCGCCGGCGGCGTCACGGGCGTTTCAGCGGGACAGGACGGCGTAGGGCAGGGGTTTTGGCTTGGCCGGACCGTGCAGCCCGGCCGCGTGCCCGAGCCGCAGTGGTTTCTCCATACGAAGGTGATTCGTCCGCAGGTCCAGACCCGTTTTTGGATGATTTCCATTTGATTTCGTAGACAATTGGATAAATTCAGTAAATTTTCTGTGGGGTCATTGTAGACAAACGAATCTTTTACGCTATAATAGGTATGGGCACTGGGCGCTGCAAAAGCGGTAACCATTGGCATCGTAACCAAAAGTGCGGTGCTGGCGACCACGGATAGCAATGTTTTTTTCATAATGTGTAATACCTCCTCGTGAATTTGTAATAATTCTAAATCTTTTTGTAATAATTCATCAACAAAAATGCCAGGGAATTGGTAAGGTAATTTGTGGAATAAAGTTTCTCGGGCGGTGTATGACTGCCGGAAATTGGATTATACTAGGGTATATTTAGGTTGGAGGAATGGAAAATGGCTTTGGTAAAATGTCCGCGTTGTGAACTCAATTACATGGAGGAAGGCAAAAAGTATTGCGACGTGTGCATGCGTGAACTCAAGGGCGATCAGGGCCCGGACGACACGCCGGAGCTTTGCATGGAGTGCGGCGAACGGCCGGTGATCCCCGGCGGGGATTACTGTGTGGTCTGCCAGAAAGCCCATATGAGGCCCAAAAAGCTCTCCAAGACCGAGGAGATGGAGCCGCTGGATCTGCTCGATCTGGATGAGGATGAGGATGAGCTGGAGGGCATGCAGGAAATCGCGCTGGACGGCGAGGACGAGGGTGAAATCCCGGAAACCGAGCTGGAGGAGATCAACAGCGAACTGGGCGAGGACGAGGAGTTCGAGGACGATTTCGACGAGGACTTTGATCCTGAGGAGGATGAAGAGTAAGCTTTTTTGGGGGAAGTATGAGCATATACGCCATCAGCGATCTGCACCTTGCGGCAAACGATCCGTCGAAAGCCATGGATATCTTCGGCGAGCATTGGCGTGACCACGATCGCAAGATTGAAAAGGCCTGGCGGGAAGGGGTCGCCGAAGAGGATCTGGTGCTGGTTCCAGGGGACATCAGCTGGGCCATGCACCTCAAGGATGCCATGGCGGATTTGCGTTTCATCGCGGATCTTCCCGGGAAAAAGATTCTGCTGCGGGGCAACCATGATTTTTGGTGGAATTCAGTCACAAAGATTCGTTCCGTACTGCCGGAAAGCATGGAGGTTCTGCAAAACAATGCGTACCGTTTTGGCGCTGCCGTCATCTGCGGCAGCCGGGGGTGGGTGACTTCCGCTGAGGAGAGCAGCCAGGACTACAAGATTTACATGCGGGAGGCACAGCGCCTGAGACTGTCCCTGGAAGCGGGGGAGCGGCTGCGGCAGGAGGGGGACAAGCTTCTGGTGATGATGCACTACCCGCCCTTCAATGACCGGCAGGAGAATTCCCTTTTTACCGAGCTGTACCGGGAGTTTGGCGTGAGCTTGGTGCTTTACGGCCACCTGCACAACCTGAGCGCGGGCTACGCCTTCGAAGGTGAGCGGGAGGGCGTGGTATACCGCCACGTGTCCTGCGATTACATCGATTTTACGCCTCAGCTCCTGGATCCCTATCTTAAATAAGCAAATGCCGCGTAAATCTTTCGAATTTGTTTCGAAAGATTTATTTTTTTATGCCCGTCAAGGAGGATTTCAGGATGCAGTAGGAGAATATATTCACTCGAGAGTGGGAAAAAATGTTGCGTTGTGTTCAAAAGTGGGCTTAATGTGGGACAAGGGGGGTGGAAACTTTGTTTATCGGCCGATTTCAATATGCCATGGACGCCAAAGGCAGAATGATGATGCCGGCAGAGTTCCGCCTGCTTTTGGGGGAGCGATTCGTCGTCTCCCGTTCCCTGCATGAGAGCTGCAAGTGCCTTTACGTGTACCCCATGGAGGGTTGGAACGCCTTCACGGACAAGCTCAAGACCATTCCCATGACGGACCTTGACGGTCAGGACGTGATCCGGGAACTGTTTTCCGAAGCGTCGCTGTGCAAGGTGGACAGCCATGGGCGTTTGCTGCTCCCGGAGCATCTCAGGGCGTATGCGGAGCTGGACAAGGACGTGATCGTGATGGGCTCCCTGGATCATGCGGAGATTTGGGCTAAAGAAGGGTATGAGAGCTACAAAGCCCAGCGCACCGACCGCAAGGAGACCCTGAAGAAGCTGGAGGCCATGGGAATTTGATGACCTACCATGTACCCATCCTGCTGAAAGAGGCCGTGGAAGGCCTGGTGCGGGACCGGGAGGGCATCTACGTGGACGGGACCACCGGCGGCGGCGGTCACAGTGAAGGCATTGCGAAAAGACTCCTTGGTAACGGAAAGCTGATCTGCCTGGATCAGGACAGTGAGGCCCTTGCGGAAGCGGGGCAGCGCCTTCGTCCCTTTTCGGAGCGGGTGAAGCTGGTCAAGGCCAATTTCCGGGATCTCGCCGAGGTTTTGGATGGGCTGGGGATAGAAAAGGCGGATGGCATTTTGCTGGATATCGGCGTCTCCTCCCATCAGCTGGACGCGGGGGAGCGTGGATTTTCGTACCAGGCGGACGCGCCGCTGGACATGCGCATGGACCGGCAGCAAAGCTTTTCGGCCTATGACGTGGTGAACGGCTACAGCGAAACCGAGCTTCTTCGGGTGATCCGGGACTACGGCGAGGAAAAATGGGCGGCGCGCATCGCAAAATTCATTGTGGAGGCTCGAAAGGGCGGGCCTCTGGAGAGCACCGGACAGCTGGTGGACGTGATTAAGGCGGCCATTCCGGCATCGGCCCGGAGGGAAGGACCTCACCCGGCCAAGCGGACCTTTCAGGCAATCCGTATCGAGGTCAACGACGAACTGGGCGCCCTTCAGGACGGGCTGGAGAGGGGCGTGGAAAGGCTCCGGCCCGGCGGCCGGATGGCGGTGATCACCTTCCATTCCCTGGAGGACCGGATGGTGAAGCAGACCTTTCGGAGGCTGGCCGATCCCTGCACTTGCCCCAAATCCTTTCCCGTATGCGTGTGCGGGAAGAAGCCGCAGGTGGAGATCGTCACCCGAAAACCCATCCAGCCAAGCAGCGAGGAAATCGAGGGCAACCCGCGGGCCCGGAGCGCCAAGCTCCGCATCGCCCAGCGGCTATGTTCTAACACATAAAGGGGTTGAATAGATTGGTAACGGCGCGGAATGAGAGCGTGGCTTATCGGGAATACGGGAACTATGAACATGAGGTGCTGGAACGGGTAAGAATGCAAAGCGCGAGAAATCGTGCGGCTTCTGCGCCGGCACGGCGCCGGCAGGAACAGACGCCCAGCGCCCCGAAAACCGCTCAGCGCACCGCGGCGAGGGCCGCGGCGCCAAAGAAAAACCCTGCCGCCGTCCGCCCCAAGGGGAAGAAAAAACTGGGGCTCAAGGCGTCGGTAAAACCCTTTTTGATGATCTGCTTCGGCTTTGCCGTTGCGGCGCTTCTCATCACCCGTTACGCGCACATTGCCAGCGCCAACAGCAACATCATCGCTTTGGAGAAGGAGCTCAAGGAGGAGCAGCGCATCACCGAAACCCTGAACGTGAAACTGGCCCAGAGCGGCGATCTCGCCGCGATTCAGGAAACCGCCAAGAACCGGCTTGGGATGAATTATCCCGCTGCCGATCAGACGGTGTATCTGGATGTGAGCCTTTCCGGCGGCGAGGGGAGCAGCGGCCGCGCTACGGCCCAGGCCATCGCCAAACCCACGGGCTTTGTGGATACAGTTTTAGGCCTTCTCCACTAGGGGTGGGCGAGGAGGATTTTCATTGAGGACACCCGGCGTTTCCACCAAAAAGAGAATGGTTGCCTCCCTGATTGCGATTTTAGTGATCCTGGGGGGCATTATCATCAGATTGGGTTATATTCAGCTGGTGCAGGGCGGGGACCTTCAGGCGAAGGCCCTGGATCAATGGACCAGCGATCTGCCCGTCACGGCCAAGCGGGGCAGCATTTTGGACCGGAACGGACAATCCCTGGCCCAAAGCGCCAGCACCGACACGGTGCTTCTTCGCCCAAACCAGATCAAGGATGGGGATGCCGAGGAGACGGCCCGCGTTCTTGCCGATCTGCTTGAGATGGACTATGACTCCGTACTGGAAAAGGTGAAGGACAAATCAAAGGGTGAGATCTGGCTGAAACGTCAGGTGGAACGGGAAGTGGTGCAGGAGATCAAGTCCCACAACCTGAAGGGCGTGGCCTTCTCCGTGGATTCCAAGCGCTACTATCCCATGAACAATCTTCTGTGCCAGGTTCTGGGCTTCGTATCCGTGGACGGCAACGGCCTTAGCGGCATCGAGTCCAAGCTCAATAAATATCTTGCGGGCACCGACGGCCGCATCGTCTCCGAGGTGGGCGCCGACCGGCAGGAGCTGCCCGGCGGCACCGAGCAGTACGTGGAGCCCATCGACGGCTACGACGTGGTGCTCAGCATCGACTATGTGATCCAAAGCTTCGCCGAGAAGCACCTTGACGAGGCCCTTCAGGCCACCGGCGGTAAAAAGGCCATGGCTATCGTCATGGACCCGAGTACCGGCGAGGTGCTGGCCATGGCGAACAAGCCGGATTACGATCTCAACGATCCGCCCCGGAACGATTCGGAGCTTTTGCAGTCCCTGAGCCGCAACTCCTGCGTTTCCGACGTGTATGAGCCCGGCTCCACCTTCAAGATCGTCACCACAGCGGCGGGCCTGGAGACGGGTGTGATCACCAAGGACAGCACCTTCTACTGCCCCGGCTATCAGATCGTGGACGGCCAGAAGATCAAGTGCTGGCGCCATTACAATCCCCACGGCTCCGAGACGCTGACTCAGGGCGTGATGAATTCCTGCAACCCGGTGTTCATGGAGATCGCCGGGCGGCTGGGCAAGGAAAAATTCTATCAGTACATCGACGCCTTCGGCTTTGGCAAAAAGACGGGCATCCAGTTCGACGGCGAGGAGCCCGGCATCCTGATGGGAATTCAGTACGTCAAAAATGTGGATCTGGCCCGTATCGGTTTCGGCCAGACCATCGCCGTCACACCCATCCAGCTTACCACGGCGGTGAGCGCCGCGGTGAACGGCGGAACTCTGTATGAACCCACCTTGGTGCGGGAGGTCCGGGACCAGGACGGCAACACGGTAGAAAGCTTTGTGAAATCCAGCAAGGGCCAGGTGATTTCCGCGGCCAACAGCCAACTCCTTCGGGAGATGCTGGAGATGACCGTGAAAGAGGGCACCGGCCGCAACGCCTACCTGCCCGGTTACCGGGTGGGCGGCAAGACCGGCACCGCGCAGAAGTACGAGGACGGCAAGATCGTCAGCGACAAGACCATCGCTTCCTTCGTGGGCTTTGCGCCCGCCGACGATCCGAAGATCGTGGTGCTGGTGGTTGTGGATGAACCCACCATTGGCGACGACCACGGTTCCCAGGCGGCGGCGCCCTACGCCAAGGGCATCATCCAGGATACGCTGCAGTACATGAAGGTCCAGCCCCAGTATGAGGATGGCGAAAACGAGCTTGCAACGGTGGAAGTGCCCGACTGCATCGATCTTGACATCACTTCCGCGGCGGAGCGGCTCAGGGCCAAAGGTCTTTCCTACACCCAGGACGGCGTGGGAGGCACGGTGGTGGATATGCTCCCGAAGCCCGGCGCGGTCATGGAGGAAGGGTCCATCGTGCTGCTGTACATGAGCGAAAAGGACGACGACACCAAACTGGATGAACCGGTGCACAGCGGCGATGAGGTGGAGGTGCCCAACCTCTTTGGCAAATCCATTGCGGACTGCGAGAAGGAGCTTGCGGGCCGCGGCCTCATGCTGGACGCCAGCGGGGAGGGCGTGGCCGTATCCCAGGAGCCAAACGCCGGCGAGAGCGTCAGCGTGGGCAGTAAAATAAAAGTGAACTTCGGAACGGGCCAATAGATCCGAGAAAAGAAGGTTAAAGGTATGTTACTTTCCAAACTGATAAAGGACATGGGCGCTCTTGAGATGCGGGGCCCCGACGTGGAGATCGGGAACCTGGCCTATCATTCGGCAAGGGTGAAGCCGGGTGAGCTGTTCTACTGCGTGCCCGGCCAGCGCACCGATGGCCATCTCTATGGCGAGGACGCGGTGGAACACGGCGCGGCGGCCCTCGTGGTGGAGCATTTTCTGCCCCTTGAGGTGACCCAGGTCCGGGTGAAGGACGCCCGCCATTTTATGGCCCTGACGGCGGCGAAGTTTTTCGGCTACCCGGCAAAAAAGCTGAAGCTCATCGGAGTGACCGGCACCAACGGCAAGACCACCACGACCTATCTCATTCGCTCCATCGCGGAAGCCGCGGGCATTCCCTGCGGACTGATGGGCACGGTGGGCTACCTCATCGGCAGCGAGAAGAAGGAGGCCATTTTAACCACGCCCGAATCGGTGGATCTGCACCGAATGCTCCGGGAGATGGTGGATAAGGGCATGGAATGGGTGGTCATGGAGGTGGCGGCCCACGCCCTTTTGATGGGCCGGGTGGACGGCCTCATCTTTGATGTGGCGGTGTTCACCAACCTGACCCAGGACCATCTGGACTTTTTTGGCACCATGGAGCGTTACCGGGACGCCAAGAAGATACTGTTTGAGAAGGCACGCTGCCGGACGGCGGTTTTGAACGCCGATGACGATTGCGCCCAGGATTTGGTTGCCAAGGACGCCTATCCGGTTTATCATTATGGCATCTGCCGCCAGCAGGACGTCTATGCCACCGACATCGATGTGAAGGACATGGGCATTGCCTTTCAGATGCATCTGCCCGGCAGCGAGGCCGTAGCCATGGATCTGGCCCTGGCGGGCGTGTTCAGTATCTACAACTCGCTGGCAGCCGCCACCGCCTGCTATGCCCTTGGCATCGACACGGCGGCCATCAAGCAGGGCCTCAAGACGGTCAAGAGCGTGTCGGGCCGCTTCGAGGTTCTGCCGCTCGAAAAGGAATACAAGGTCATTCTGGACTACGCCCATACGCCGGACGGCCTGTACAATATCCTCAAAACCCTGAAGGACGGCGCCAAGGGCCGGGTGATTACTCTGTTTGGCTGCGGCGGCGACCGGGACCGGGGCAAACGGCCGCTGATGGGCGAGGTGGCGGGCAAGTACTCCGATTTCTGCGTTTTGACCAGCGACAATCCGAGGACGGAGGAACCGCTGGAGATCATTGCCGCCATCGAGAAAGGACTGAAAAAGACGCCCTGTCCATATACTGTGATTGAGGACCGCCGGGAAGCGATCGCCTACGCTCTGCATATTGCTAGAAAGGACGATGTGGTGCTTCTGGCCGGCAAGGGTCATGAGACCTACCAAAACATAAAAGGCGTCCGCCATGCCTTTGACGAGAAAAAGATCGTCTACGAGCTGCTGGCGCCGTAAGCTAGAGGGAGAGACAGAAGATGCAATCGATGATTTGGGCGGTTATTGCCGCATTCGCGGTGGCCCTTGCGCTGGGTCCCATCGTGATCCCCATCCTGCACCGGCTGAAGTTCGGGCAGATGACCCGGGAGGAGGGACCGAAGAGCCACCAGGTGAAATCGGGCACCCCAACCATCGGCGGAATCATATTTCTGGCCGCGGCTTTTGCGGCGACCCTGCTTTTTGCAAAGAACATCTTTTCCAACGAACTGCTGCTGGCGGTGCTGCTCACCACCCTGGGCTACGGCCTCATCGGTTTTTTGGACGACTTCATCAAGGTTGCCAAGAAGCGCAACCTTGGCCTCAAAGCCTATCAGAAATTTGCTGGCCAGATGGGTATTGCCATCGTACTGGCCATCTTTTGTTATCAAAGCCCCTATGTGGGCAGTTCGGTTTGGGTGCCCTTCGCCAACACCGAATGGGATCTTGGCATCTTTTACATCCCCTTTGCCATCTTCGTGATCGTGGCCACCGTCAACAGCGCCAATCTCTCCGACGGCCTCGACGGTCTCCTGTCCGGCATGAGCCTCATCATCCTGGTGACCCTGGGGATCGTTCTGTATTACGGCGCGGAAGCCATGGCGGCAAATGGCGCCACCCTTCTTGCGGAAAACCTCCATGGGGTGGCCATCTTTGCGGCGGGCCTTGCCGGCGGGTGTCTTGGGTTTCTTCGGGTGAACACCTATCCGGCCAAGGTTTTCATGGGGGACACGGGCTCCCTTGCCCTTGGCGGGGCC is a genomic window containing:
- the mraZ gene encoding division/cell wall cluster transcriptional repressor MraZ, translating into MFIGRFQYAMDAKGRMMMPAEFRLLLGERFVVSRSLHESCKCLYVYPMEGWNAFTDKLKTIPMTDLDGQDVIRELFSEASLCKVDSHGRLLLPEHLRAYAELDKDVIVMGSLDHAEIWAKEGYESYKAQRTDRKETLKKLEAMGI
- the lon gene encoding endopeptidase La translates to MPVVPLRGIAVFPYMVLNFDVGRERSKNALERSMVNNQLLFVTAQKDLEVDNPTLDDLYDVGTVVRVKQILVLPGDTVRVLVEGVNRARIVDVTSEDAYMEGVLEEQLEPEENPDTLEAYMRVLAKAFEKYARLSCKIPSDTVSSLESVTDPGQLADTIAANVLMKLEDKQAVLSCFSAVERLERLLAILKRETDVMELERRVGIRVKKQMDRSQREYYLREQMKAIQKELGERDNDTEELREKLEKVPLDEESRTKVMKELDRLAHMPPGTPEIPVIRTYLEWILELPYGVYTKDNMNLKNARRILDEDHYGLEKVKERIIEYLAVCRLTENLNGPILCFVGPPGVGKTSIAKSIARALDRKFVRMSLGGVRDEAEIRGHRRTYIGAIPGRIVSSIRQAGSMNPVFLFDEIDKMASDFRGDPASAMLEVLDPEQNATFRDHYMDIPFDLSKVLFVTTANSADTIPRPLLDRMELIELGGYTEDEKVEIAARHLVPKEEERHGIGPDSLAVPKPAIRRIIEDYTREAGVRSLERQIAAVCRKAAVEIVENPEEKIRVNQGKIREYLGVPRFSKDDLDKKDGVGIANGLAWTSVGGVTLLVEVTRMKGSGKLVLTGKLGDVMQESARAGMSLIRSRALRWGIDEDFHEHTDLHIHVPEGATPKDGPSAGITMVTAMVSALTGIAVKGSVAMTGEITLQGRVLPIGGLKEKMLAAVRAGITEILIPWENQKDLEEIPENVKDKIKIVPVKDIESVLRHALVRMPKPRKEEEHGD
- a CDS encoding metallophosphoesterase, which produces MSIYAISDLHLAANDPSKAMDIFGEHWRDHDRKIEKAWREGVAEEDLVLVPGDISWAMHLKDAMADLRFIADLPGKKILLRGNHDFWWNSVTKIRSVLPESMEVLQNNAYRFGAAVICGSRGWVTSAEESSQDYKIYMREAQRLRLSLEAGERLRQEGDKLLVMMHYPPFNDRQENSLFTELYREFGVSLVLYGHLHNLSAGYAFEGEREGVVYRHVSCDYIDFTPQLLDPYLK
- the yihA gene encoding ribosome biogenesis GTP-binding protein YihA/YsxC translates to MEIKSASFVTSYAKPGDFPAPALMEIAVAGKSNVGKSSFINGMTRQKKLAKTSQKPGKTRLVNYFLLNGAFYLVDLPGYGFAQVSKAEKERWGEMMEGYLKGSENLRHMFLLMDIRHSPTRDDETMLRYVRILNIPFTVILTKADKVAKSKVPMRVNALMKELVLPGREWLIPFSSETGFGRDRVLARMEEVLSSSSF
- a CDS encoding CAP domain-containing protein, yielding MKKTLLSVVASTALLVTMPMVTAFAAPSAHTYYSVKDSFVYNDPTENLLNLSNCLRNQMEIIQKRVWTCGRITFVWRNHCGSGTRPGCTVRPSQNPCPTPSCPAETPVTPPATPSPTPTQSAQPSSPVESPVVTPEPSSIPAETPAATPTPSVTPAPTVSPEPSLPSSSVNSYETELLALVNEDRVKNGLSPYTLDPELCRIARLKAQDMADNNYFAHESPTYGKVAEMLKTFGYSYRAAGENIAKYGSIEKAHLGLMNSEGHRKNLLSSGFTQIGIGVVKKDNYFLISEFFALK